GAACATTACTAAACTGAGAATTTGAGCAGATTGTTCTGAACTCTCATAGATAAATTAGCTTTAAGCAAATTAAATTTAAAATTTAAAAAATGGAAGGGGTACTATGAAATTACTTAGAAATTTAATACTGCCAGTGCTTGGGGTTGTTCTTTGGGAAGTATTTGCAATATATCTAAACAATCCAGTTATAATTCCAAAAGTTGAGAGTGTGCTAAATGTCTTACTTAATCCATGGACGGGAATTTTAGGGACTGGAAATTTAATAGATAATACATTAATAAGCATAAAGAGAGTTATTTCTGGCTTTATTGTTGCAGCGCTTGTAGCAATTCCATTGGGTATTTTGATGGGATATTATTCTTTTGTTAATGATTTGTTTGATACGGTTATTGAGTTATTAAGACCTATCCCACCTCTTGCATGGGTTCCGTTGGCATTAGCATGGTTTGGAATTGGAGAGACGTCAATGTTATTCATTATTTTCATAGGGGCGTTCTTTCCAATTCTAATAAACACCATATCGGGAGTTAAAGGTGTTCCAAAACCATTAATTGAAGCGGCTTTAACTCTGGGAGCAAAAGAAAAAGATATTTTAATGAAAGTTGTTATTCCTGCCTCATCGCCAAGCATCTTAACTGGATTAAGAGTTGGGGCTGGGATTGCATGGATGTGTGTTGTTGCTGCTGAGATGTTGCCGGGTAGTGATGCGGGATTGGGGTATTTGATTATGTATGCATATTCATTGAGTAGGATGGATGTAGTCATCGCTGCGATGGTCATT
The sequence above is a segment of the Methanotorris igneus Kol 5 genome. Coding sequences within it:
- a CDS encoding ABC transporter permease yields the protein MKLLRNLILPVLGVVLWEVFAIYLNNPVIIPKVESVLNVLLNPWTGILGTGNLIDNTLISIKRVISGFIVAALVAIPLGILMGYYSFVNDLFDTVIELLRPIPPLAWVPLALAWFGIGETSMLFIIFIGAFFPILINTISGVKGVPKPLIEAALTLGAKEKDILMKVVIPASSPSILTGLRVGAGIAWMCVVAAEMLPGSDAGLGYLIMYAYSLSRMDVVIAAMVIIGLIGLILDRGLRFIENRYFKWRTMMK